One segment of Apus apus isolate bApuApu2 chromosome 1, bApuApu2.pri.cur, whole genome shotgun sequence DNA contains the following:
- the LOC127396072 gene encoding trypsin I-P1-like yields MKYILFLAFVGVAVAFPINTDDDDDKIVGGYTCAANSVPYQVSLNAGYHFCGGSLINSQWVVSAAHCYKSRIQVQLGKHNLARKEPTEQLISSAKVIRHSGYRPSTLDNDIMLIKLDKPAQINRAVQTVPLPTSCVATGTTCLISGWGNTLSNGNNYPDTLQCLKAPVLSSSKCSSAYPGQITNNMMCVGFLEGGKDSCQGDSGGPVVCNGQLQGIVSWGIGCAQKGYPGVYTKVCNYVSWIRTTMSAN; encoded by the exons ATGAAATACATACTCTTTCTCGCCTTTGTTGGTGTGGCTG TTGCCTTCCCCATCAACACTGATGATGATGACGACAAGATCGTGGGAGGCTACACCTGTGCAGCGAACTCTGTCCCCTACCAGGTCTCCCTGAATGCTGGCTATCACTTCTGTGGAGGTTCCCTCATCAACAGTCAGTGGGTCGTGTCGGCTGCTCACTGCTACAAGTC tcGCATCCAAGTGCAGCTTGGGAAGCATAACCTGGCAAGGAAAGAACCAACAGAGCAGTTGATTAGTTCAGCCAAAGTCATCCGCCACTCTGGCTACCGCCCTTCAACACTGGACAATGACATTATGCTCATCAAGCTTGACAAACCAGCCCAGATCAACCGCGCCGTCCAAACCGTTCCTCTGCCTACCAGCTGTGTGGCCACAGGCACCACATGCCTGATCTCTGGCTGGGGCAACACACTCAGCAATGGCA ACAACTATCCAGACaccttgcagtgcctgaaggcTCCTGTACTCTCCTCCAGCAAATGCAGCAGTGCCTACCCTGGACAAATTACCAACAACATGATGTGTGTAGGATTcctggagggagggaaagacTCCTGCCAG GGGGATTCCGGCGGCCCAGTGGTCTGCAACGGGCAGCTCCAGGGCATCGTCTCCTGGGGTATTGGGTGTGCGCAGAAGGGCTATCCTGGCGTTTATACTAAGGTCTGCAATTACGTCTCCTGGATCAGAACAACTATGTCTGCCAACTGA